In Silene latifolia isolate original U9 population chromosome X, ASM4854445v1, whole genome shotgun sequence, the following proteins share a genomic window:
- the LOC141620055 gene encoding uncharacterized protein LOC141620055, whose translation MRLKVISRSTDEFTKERSQDLQRVFRNLDPSLRPQEKAIEYTRALNAAKLDKIFARPFVGAMEGHCEAISCMAKNPHHLKGIFSGSMDGEIRLWDLSSRVPEFTFRSSEHRSKMLIYDPAGLLTITSLTPVSCVIKASSLNVNNDLLNHTHRVIGAIDLKLYTSAVPHVHSIPLESHTQLPPLVSNSIPPFYNFKMYQTNSVCWNPMEPLNFTAANEDCNCYSFDSRKLSEAKCVHQDHVSAVMDIDYSPTGREFVTGSYDRTVRIFPYNGGHSREIYHTKRMQRVFCVKFSGDGSYVISGSDEMNLRLWKAKASEQLGVLLPREQRKHGYHEALINRYKHLPEVKLIVRHKHLPKPVYTAQNLRRAMTDSARRKDDRRRAHSGPSVAPKQPLRKRRIIQEIE comes from the exons ATGAGGTTAAAAGTGATTTCTCGTTCTACTGACGAATTCACCAAAGAACGAAGTCAAGACCTTCAG AGGGTGTTTCGCAATTTGGATCCCAGTCTTCGGCCTCAAGAGAAGGCAATTGAGTATACTCGTGCTCTTAATGCTGCTAAATTGGATAAG ATATTTGCCAGGCCGTTTGTTGGAGCAATGGAAGGACATTGTGAGGCTATTTCGTGTATGGCTAAGAACCCACATCACTTGAAAGGAATTTTTTCGGGTTCTATGGACGGAG AAATCCGGCTTTGGGATCTATCTTCCAG AGTACCCGAGTTTACCTTTAGGAGTTCAGAACATAGAAGTAAGATGCTCATTTATGATCCAGCTGGTCTGCTTACAATTACGAGCCTTACCCCTGTTTCTTGTGTAATCAAGGCCTCAAGCTTAAAT GTAAACAATGATCTTTTGAATCATACTCATAGAGTCATAGGAGCGATTGACCTGAAATTATATACTTCCGCTGTTCCACATG ttcaTTCTATCCCCCTAGAATCTCATACCCAACTCCCACCCTTGGTATCAAACTCCATTCCACCCTTTTACAATTTTAAGATGTACCAAACAAATTCAGTTTGTTGGAATCCCATGGAGCCATTAAACTTCACAGCG GCAAATGAGGATTGCAACTGCTACAGTTTTGATTCAAGAAAACTGAGCGAGGCTAAGTGTGTTCATCAGGATCATGTCTCTGCAGT GATGGATATTGATTACTCCCCCACAGGCCGGGAATTTGTTACTGGGTCGTATGATAGGACA GTTAGAATCTTTCCTTACAACGGCGGTCATAGTCGGGAAATCTATCATACAAAGAGGATGCAAAG AGTATTCTGTGTCAAGTTCAGCGGTGATGGTTCATATGTCATCTCTGGAAGTGATGAGATGAATCTGAGGCTATGGAAAGCTAAAGCATCCGAACAATTAGGAGTT CTTCTGCCGAGGGAGCAAAGAAAGCATGGATATCACGAAGCTTTAATAAACCGTTACAAGCATCTACCAGAAGTGAAGCTTATTGTAAG GCACAAGCATTTGCCGAAACCAGTGTACACGGCACAAAACCTGAGACGTGCAATGACCGATTCTGCACGGAGAAAAGATGACAGAAGAAGGGCCCACAGCGGTCCTTCAGTTGCCCCAAAGCAGCCATTGCGCAAGAGAAGAATCATTCAAGAGATTGAGTAA